The region aaaacaactaagTCCATATTATCCTGGATAATGTGTGTAGATCAGAAGCTGCCAACTAGGGGAGGATAATCCCACATCTTTGTTTGCTGTAGTATAGGATGCTGGATTGATCTCTGTATAAGTGCTGAGCCCATTTGCAAATGTTATATTTGAATGAAACCCACAAAGACAGACCTAAATCTTGATACTTACTTCAGGTTTTCCACAACAATGTGAAGCATATTCTAAACTCCGGCCCATATGAGCAGCAGTGATGTGGTGTAGCTGATGTGAAAGCAGACATTCGGCATTACCTGTTTGAGAGCAGAGAGTTTGGGCGCGTGCTGAATGTCCCGTAGGCTGGAGTTTTGACTTGCCAGCTGCTCAGAGATGCGTTTGTACTCTGGATGCTGCACAGTCAACACCAAGCTCGGGTGGTTACACAGCTTTCGCAGGTACTGCAGCGCCTGAAGAAATGTAGATATGAAGGACAATGTGACTGCATGGTGAGAATGAGGAACATTTATGAAAAGATAAAGGCATACACAGTATTAACAAGGAATGCTTTGATTCCAAACCACTATACATCTGCTCTGTAAGACAAACGTTTTCATCTGAGATCAAAATGCAGTCTATGAAATGAGCATTTCTAAGAAAAACCACACTTGCATAATCACTTAAAAAGGTAACTTGGAGTTTTTGAACTCTAGTAACACTATGAAGCAGTTGAGCATGAGTTACTCCCTGTTTTGGTTGTCTTGAGCacaaagaaggaggagggaaatgCACTCAACACATTTGTTAGAGCTCAAGGACACACTCTAATGCATTTTGGTAAGTACCCTCCACAGGGCACATTAAGCTCTTGTTGTCGAGCAGATTTACATGTGACGTCCacaagaaataaacatttaaaaaaaaatgtgcaccTGGAAGACATGGCCTGTGGCCTTCAGTTTGggcttttcctcctcttctgtagAGGCAATGGAGATGCTGTCCTCCACACTGGCCTTGGCTCGAGACTTTGCAAAGTCTTCATACAACTGAACCTGCGGGTGGTGAGACAGCAGAACATGTTGTTATACTCATTATCCAGTTGTAGTACCTGTGGAAAATAGTCACAATGCTAGAATCATCTAGTAGAATCATCTAAGCATTCAGCCCATTTACAATGCATTATACTTCCATGGAGGCCTTTAGCTGGACTAATATAATTTGCTAGGtcaatagaataaaacattcTATATAATTATATCCAACAGCAGGAAAAATGCAAAGCTGAGGTACTTGGACAAGAGGTAAAATATGCAGGTCCCCAATGTTAATAGtgacagatcagctgtttgccGTGTGCACTGGAATTGACCATTAGATTAGAGTCATTAGGGACCAACAGTACCTGTAGAGGACTCAGGTTGCAGTAATAGTCCTGAATGATTTTAGGAGGAAGGTCCTGGAGGACatcctccttcatcctcctcagcaGGAAGGGTAGCACCTGCCGATGTAGGGCCTCCATTGCCAGGACACCTACAGGGACAAACCAGTATTAAACATAGTTAATGTCCTCATCTTAATTAGCCTCATAGTAGAAATAGGATGTTGTAAAAgtaataaagagagaaaatgccAGTTTTTATATACAGACAGATAGCTGACATACCTGCCTCCTGTTCCCTTGAGGAACTTTTGGCGTCACGACTAGCCAGGATCGGTTTACCGTAGCGAGCAGCAAACTGCCGCTCTGTTCCCAGGAAGCCCGGCATGAGGAAGTCAAACAATGACCAGAGCTCCAGGACATTGTTCTGAGGATAGACAGAGATTAAATAGCCATGATTTgaataacagacacacaaggaaagaaCTACAGTTTCAAAGACCAATTTCAAGTGAGAGCTAAGATGGCGTCCAACCTGAATGGGTGTTCCTGACAAGATGACTCGGAAGTTGGCAGCCAACTGCTTAATGGCTTTGGAAAGTTTGGTTTTCCCGTTCTTGATGACATGACCCTCGTCAAGAATACAGTAATTGAATTTGATATTTCTGAAAAATTAGAAGAGACACTTTTACAACAGGATGCCTTCCtcccaaacacaaaacagactcATTATAACTGGAACAGTACTCACCTAAAAAAGTCAATGTCATTCCGTACAACATCATAAGAGGCTACTATGAGATTGTGTTTTTTCACTTGGTGTTGCAACCTGAAAAAGTAAATGTTCATTCAGCTTCATCGATTCTCTCAAGAGGATATCAAATTGTTATGTTAGCTGTACCAAAATGTAATATACAATAATGGACCCAATCTGTatcagaaaacaaattattcaGATTTAAGAAAACGTAAAAATGAAGTAAACTGACTAATCCTCACCGCATTCGTTCTGTAGGCGGCCCCGTGTAGTGCAGCGGGTTGAGGTATTCTTTACTGCAGAACTTGCTCACTTCGTCCACCCAGTGTCCAGTAAGTGTGGGGGGACATACGACCAGGGAGGGCATGGGGCTGCAGTCTGCAGCCTTGGTCTTGGCATATTCCTGAGCCCTGAACAGACATACCACAAACAGGAGGCTGAGTCAGGTTTACTTACATagcaattaaaacataaaaaagaaccAGGATGAAGATGGGATCATACAAGTACATCAAAACTGGGACACATCACTGTTGATGTTCAAACTGTCAAACcctgttttgtctgttgtttgacAATACTGCACGTAGCATTTTAGTCATCAATGAACAACATCTTATACAAtgctttttcatcattttccttCTCTAGccaaactttgtttttaactgtggtTCAACTTCAATGAGAAATTTCATCTGTTGACTTGCAATAGCATTTGATGTCAATACATGTAGATGACTGACAAAAAGTCAGCCTCCTGTAGAGATAAGGTTTTTCTCTAGATTGCCAATTGTTTATATTAACTTgaaaaaataaggaaagaaaGCATCAAGTCTTAACCTTATACTATGTTGAAGTTGTTAGGAATCCTCTGATTTTGAAACAGCAGTAGTATTAGTAATATATCAGTATGCGACACTGATGACATACAGAAGCATGTAAAAGTTTAAAGCTTAAATTAATGACAAACAGATCTTACTGTTcaattataaatgtttttatcaagATAGACACATGTTCTATAGAGTGAACAGCCAAGCGTGTGATGTTGCTACTAAATGGTTCAATATATGTTGTCAAAAGACAGGAGCTGAGTCTGTGTGCCGATTCAAAGTAGTTGAACCGTATCAAACAGTAATACCAGTAATAGTGTTGTTTGGACTGGGTACCTGAGGTAGTGATCTCCTGCCAGAATGCAGATGGATTGCAGCGTCTTGCCGAGTCCCATGTCGTCACACAGGATCCCATGCAGCTTGTATTTGTTCAGGAAGGACAGCCAGTTCACTCCATCCTGCAAGATGAAACAGAGACTTTTCTCCTGAGTCTGTTAAAGTTGAGTTGTTGAGGACCTGGCAGCGGTGTGTTGCCCCACAGTAGCAACAATGGGAGAAGCTTTTAAACTGGATTTCTGCACTGCTCCATTAAAGAGATTGATGGCTGGTCTCAGCAGAGCTGCAAGCAACGAACACCTCCAGCCAGAACCCACACACATACCCGATCTCCATTTGACAGATTTATATTTGCTCTGTGAGGAAAACAATGTTGTCAGTATCTCTGTTGTCTACATCGCCAGCCTgcagcatttaaaacaaaacctcaTTCCTGAATCTGACAGAAAAATGTTCGGTCTCGAGGTAAAGGGGCAggtcagacacaaaacactaaACTGTTCCAACATTtgattaaatgtgtaaaaacacaggCTGTTAATCCTTCTTTTACTGCTCGAGGGGGCATCGCAGAGATACAATGAGCCCAGAAAACTGGCACACACCTGCTGGTACTTCCTGAGCTCAGCCTTAATGGGCACAGGGATCTTATAGTTCTCCAACTTTCTTCCATCTAGCAGTTGCTCCAGGAAGTGGCGTTCTCTGGCTTTCTGACGGATGAGGTCAGCAGACATGGCTGGAGGGTCTGGTATACCCGCCTAGTAGATAAGAGGAAAAACTGTTACCTTCAGAAGCAGAACACTTAATAATGACATGATATCAGTTCATTAAATAATGACTggtctgttttgtttgattaaaaacgCATGGTAGCCTTCTGTTCAGGGTTGGTCTgaaaaaagttaattttctaATTCAAATCaatcttcatttgaataatatAAACTCATAAAATCCAGAGATCATCTTTTAATATACGTCTTTTATAGTCTATGGTCCTTCAGTCTCATCACCACCCTTCCAGCACAATGAGATCTGGCCatgtgagagacaaaaacatggcaGACATGGCTCCACTGAGGGCACCAGTCTAAAGCCTTAAGGCAGATGTATGGTTGCTATTCAGATTAAAAAACTCTGAAGACAGCGAAGAGTTGGACAAAATCATATGCAAGATGAGCAAGAAGCCGGTATTGGAAGAAGCTGCGTGAACCAGCAATGCACGTTACATGCCTAGCTGTTATTTTTTGAGATGTGTGTCTAAACTGTTGGTCACGTTAAATTAAACAGTGAATTAATGTAACTGCATTGCGGTCCATTCATTATGTAAAcattaatatctttaaaaatgcaCCAGGTTAGAGGAACAATTTACAGCATTGGTTCTGAAAATCTCATTCAagtaaatgtgtattttaactgaaatatctctaacTGAATCGATATTGAATCGAATTCAGGAAATCAGTGGCCATACAGCCCTTTCTGTTTCAGTGCTCCTACCTCTAGTGGCAGCAGCCGGATGAGTGTAGCAAAACACTGGGTGGCCATGAAACGAATACTATCACTGGGGTCGCTCATACGGCCCAGAACTGGAACAACCAGCAGCACAATGTAGGGTATGATGTCCACATCCAGCTGCTCCATCACACCTGGTGAAATGTTGGTCAAGGAAAGTATTGTACAGAAATTACACAGCAACAACTGCAGGTGCCCACACCTTCTTCACCCTAAGAGCATTACTGCACATTTGTTATGAAATAAATTGCTCTAGGTACAAGAGCATGACAACGGAATCTGAAGAAGTCAGTCTGTGAAGGATACAGGCTAAAGCCTCGATGGCACCTTCCTGTTTGGTGCAGTCATCAATAGCAGCTAACCAGGGGAGTACACACTCAAGGAAACTGTTCATGGTCTCCAGCGTGGCTATCTTACTGAGCACACCCACACAACGTGCTGCCATGTGACGCACCGCTGTGTACGGGTGCTGCAGGCAGGTGAACAGATGTGATAGGTGCTCCAACAGCTACAGTACACCACAAAGAGAGCAGATACATTTGATCAAGGCTCATTCAAGACTTAAAGGCTTAAATTCCAGTAGTTGTAAGAGAGAATAATCTTGGTGAGTCAGTCTTACCAAAGGTTTGAGTTCAGAAGCCATGGCCCCAGCCATGACCTCCAGAACTTGCAGAGAGTTGACTAGTTCTTGGGCTGCAGTGTCTCCCCTCTCCAGCTGGACCTGCCTATCTAGAACACACAAGAGACACACACTTATCATTACTGACTATATGCAGACCATTTGGACAGTCTCACCTTTAATTTGACCAGGTTCATGTCAATACAGAAAGAACAGTGTTGGAGATATAGCAGTTTTAAGACCTGGGCCTAAATTGCAAGGGTTCAAAAGTAATTGCACATTTGCCTACTAAATGTTTCTTGGGCAGCTGTGTGTCACTTCAACATTAGTTAATGCATGAAACAGCTCACAAAATAGGTTAAAATCTATCAAAGACAGTTGATTTGCCAAAATCAACTGTTGGATCTCGAAAAGCAGGTGTgcaaaggaaaacaagaaaatatcaaacaagCTGGTCGACAGAGGAGCACAAGTCTTGTGTACAAGCAGAAAATTATTGCATGGTGAGGAAAAAAACCTTCCTGGCAGCATGAGGTGGACATGTTTCCTTTTCAACGATCAAGATACTTCATgaccagaaacacacagaaagaaattGGTCGAGTCATAGAACAAAGTTctatggactgatgaaacaaaaatcaaccTCTGGGTACATTACCCAAAGTCATCACCTCGTTCTGTAATGGCCTGGGCTGTTGTGTGGGCTGTTATGATAAGAAGGCTCCATCTCCCACACAGATCTTTCTATATTAatgtaaaactaaacaaataaaagctgagaCATGGCAATCTAGTGTAGTAtccattatttcatttcaaattgaatgtgctgaaggTCAGAGCCTAAAGAACAAAAATTGTGTAACTTTTCAAATACCTTAAGTTCTGGACTGTACATGAGTATCCACATCAGTACACAAATGAGTGGATTATCTTGAGGAAGTAAAGTGAACTGAATAGACAAAGACAAAGCTGATATTGATCATAGATATTTCTACTACTATAAAACTACAAGTTTAAACTGAATTTTGGAACTAATTGTTACAGTTAGCAGCATTCAAGCTGCATTAAAGGCCAGAAGACTACAAGCCAATTATGATGCATTTTAATACTTGCTAGAAGAGTATTTGACCTTTTTACAAAACACACTAGAAACAGTAGAGAGGAAGTTGCTATTTGGCAAAAAATACGTTTTTAAGTGTAAGATTCAAAGATTCAAATCTGATTAAACCAATCAGCATACCAATGCACTGATTTGCAGTCACTGCTGTCCTGAGTGGTCCCACTGTGTTCTCCCAGAGGTACGGCAGAGACTTGGTGAGGTCTACACCAAAGTGCCTGGCAACAGTTGTTAAGGAAAACTCTGCCCCTCTTCTTTGAATAAGAAATGGCTTTTTGCtctgaaaggaagaaaaacataaaaaggggtaaacacaacatgtaaacaaagcTAAATGTGAGGTAAATGTTTTCAGTAACCCTCTGTACCTCGTCATTATCAGTGCTGATAGTGCTGCCAGGAGGAAGCTCTGTGGAAGGGGTCTTTGGGGCTTTAGGTGCTGGCCCCCTCTTACTAGTGATTGCAAATGCTGCCCTTTGGTGGCGGTATAGTGTAATGATGCCACGGGTTTTGTTGACCATGTGATGCATGCCGTCTTTCTCTAACCCTCCACCTAACAGCATGAAAAATAGAGAGTGAACAGCATGCAAGCAAGCACTTCTTCATTGTTGACACATGATCAGAGggctgttcttttctttttacaaatgcAGAAAGCCAAACTCACCATGTCAATTTTGAAATCCTGCTGTAAACTGAcagattatttaaaatgaatcaaaataagCCAAAGCTTCAAGGGCTCTTACCTTTTGCATTTTCCTGTGTGGGGGGTACGGGGCAAGCAGACGAGGGTGTGACCGAAGAGTCCACGCAGGCCGAGGCACAGAGGTTTTTGATAATCTTGGGGTTGGGGCATGGTGAGCGTCCAGCACACTGCTGCAACAGCTTGGCTATAAAAGAAGCAGCATAACCCTGAATCAAGGTGTTCTCCTCTCGCTTGATGGCCTCCATCAAAGGCCTGACCAGTGGGTTGAGCTTGTCAGGAAGCACTTGCAGGTTAATCACTGCACAGGCCGTGAACATGTGGACGCGCAAATGCAGCTGCTGCCATTCTGTGCTGGTCTCCAGCACTGTTGCCTGAGCCTGTTGTCGTTTACTGTCCAGCGCCTGCCACTGTTTAGACTTCACATTCAGACCTGCTGTTGACTCTGTAAAGATGGTGGTTACCTAGGGAACAAGCGAGAGGAGAAACTGAGTGACTGGAATGGAAACGATCGGTTACAGAGTGCAATATCCATTAACCTCTGGAGCTGAGAATCAGCTGTACCAAACCGTTAATACCAAAGCTGTCAGTTCAGGAAATAAAAAccttgacagaaaacaaattacaGTTGGACAAGATTGAAAACTCATGATAATAGCAGCCAAATACAGCCACCTACTAAATGTgatgacaataaaacaacaatgagTTGTTTCATATAGTTACAATGGACAGATTGTTCCAGTTGGTGGTGTAATGATATCCaaattttctgtcttctttcaatttattttttttataaaactttaacattaaacattaagaCTCAATTGATGATTTTTCAGAAATTACAGTGCATCTGAAGAGCTAAATTACACTGCTAACATCCAACACTGGACGTTAGTTATTGACACGGGGTGAAGTTAGTAGGTTCACATGCCTGTTCAAAAACATCACATATAGTTCTGCTTTAGGTTTGATCTATCTCTTTCTCCATTTACCTCATTTCTACTGAGTTCAGGATGAGAGTGGGTGGTCAAAAACTTCATCTTCATATGTGTtcatatgtatgtacatgtgtggaCTGACTTACCAGTTCATTGGCTTGGTCAATGGTGAAAACGCTACAATTGAGGCGGTCTTGAAGGTCTATTTGGGCATCAGCTAGCAAAGCAATGAGCTGCTTGCACTCATTCTGCATGCGTGTGAAGGGGATGGCAATCTCATCATAGTACAACTGCTCAGACAGAATTGCCAGAAGACGAGGCTGTACCATGGATGACACCACCTGACAATCCTAAAAGAGAAATTGGAAAAGGTAAATATGCCCGATTCTGTTATGCTCATACCACATCCAAAAAGTGGTAAAACAATTTATAGTGATTCCACAATAAACAAACTCAATGCTCAAGCTTTTCACCTTCTGCAGTGCAGCCCACTCGCAAAGCACCAGAGCCACAGCTATGCGCTGCAGGGCAGACTTGGAGTTGAGGTGGAAGAGCAACAGATGGCCTAAAGACTCAGCTGGTCGGATCTCCTGAGATGCAGCGTTGAGCTGAGGGTCACAGATACACCTACACAGAGCCCCGAGCAATCTGGATTACAAAGATACAAAGAGAGCAGGGAAACACCATtagcatctttaaaaacaatttttcaaGAAATTCAAGATTTTCTTTGAGAGAAAGTCACAAGTTCACCTAAAGAtaactttttccttttaaagcaACAACCCAAACTTACTTGGCAGCCATGAGGCGAGCTCGCACCACTACATAGTCCCTCGTCACTGGGTCATCTGTCACCGTCTCTGCACCTGCTATGTACTCCTGGACTGTTTCCTTCACCTGATTGGTCCCCTGGCGTGCCTTTGTACCAGCCTTGTCCTGATGCATCagcaaaacattatttattacaCCTTAATTAAATGGAGCTCATCATAAATGTTGCTTTGGGCAGGCAAAGTAACAAGCAGCTTATAGCCATCACTGAATTAACAtgtgtttctccttctctgtttaAATACAAGCATGTTGAATCAGTTAGGTCCATGCAGGGTAAAGCTGTTCTCATCTCTAACTTGCATTCATTCTCCCTCAGCAATCAGCCCCACCCCATTAAACAAACTGACCGTGACTTCcctgctgtatttttatgcctcttaCTAGAGCTCCTCTGGCTTAAAAACCAAACATAGAAGCCCTGGCTGTGAGATTCTTCTGTTACCTTCACACCGTCTGCTAGTCTGCCACCTATCAACCTCAGTGAGGTGCGTTAATTTTGTCTGATGTGAAATCACTTGCATCATTTTGGTAAACTCTGCAACAGAATCCCCTACCATCCTGACAGACATATCACACTGACATTACCactgcacacccacacaaataGTGAAGATCAGCTGAGAcaagaataagaataaaagtACAAGTCTGATTTGCTATGAACCTTGGAGCGGGCTTTCACTTCCAGCAGCATGTTCAGGTCAATAGGAATGTGTGAGGCCTGCATCATGAGACAGAGCCAGGCACCCATCCATGGACAGCTGGCTGCTACCACGTACTGATGTGGCGCCTGAGACAGCAGCTCCATCCACACCTGCACACAAGGACATGcattaacaaaacaaagcaaaatccAAAAGGtcattcatataaaataaatgaaaaatgagatttgtgagtgtgaaaaaaaaaaaaaaaattaacttaaaatggaattttaatatttcttttttttttttttttttttttttaacaatagtCATAATGTAGGTCAACTTAGTTTTACCCCTCAGAGGAAATTATAATGTGGGTAATGCAACAAACCTTTTGAATCAGTTCAAGGATTTCCTCATTGCTCTCCAGTATGCAGGACTGGAAGATGTGCCGGAGCATATCTTGTAGGATGGGGTTGATCCACAATGCACAGCTCTTAACAAAATACATAAACCAAATGcatgctgtaaacaactgttaTCATCACATCGTTTTTGcattcagcctagtgtcagctgctttcagctctttatctgtttgcttctctcctactctctgtgctcacatatacaatattttaatTCAGCTGAATTCAGAATAAAGCTGTTATCTCTTTCTGTTTGACAGACAacggaacaagtttgaaatagtgattGAAACATGGCCCattaaatcctgattttataaccacgatGTCGacttacacaaaaaaaaaaaaaaaaaaaaaaaaaaaaaaaaaaaaaaatccaaaaagaaggaaaaacagactgtgctgtgatttcacctatatttacttgtaaattGATCACTCAGAGATAAAGCTAGAagtgacagaatatctttcttattttgtctcttgaACAATGCATAGCCTCTGTCTGGATACCAGGCTGCTGCTCCAActctctgccactcactgaacAAACTGGACGCAGAGAGAGGTGTGCCTCTCGCTCATGGAGCAGTACTGGCGACTCTCCTCCAAGGAAAGTAGCTTACGTTTGTCCAAAATGGTGCTAGGTTTGTCATGGTGTGCttttctgaaaaagaaaaagttgctGCAGGGGtctgaaaaattgaaaaatctAGCAACAAATGTGccaagttggcaacactgcttaTGCACCCCCATTCATTTTGACAGCAATGACCAATGTGGAAAGTTCAATACTCGGCCAGCCAATCACCAGTGTAACATCATGACTCAGTGACGCggcattcagctgaccaatggtgaAATCTGATCACTCACTTAGTCATTGACTTTCTCAGCCCTGCTGTTACAGTCcagcaaaaaaatgtgaatataacATTGGTTGTTGTGAAGATAAATAAGCCAATTGTATAACACTTTGTTAAAACAGTATGTAGAAAAATTAACAAGTATTTTGCCATATATAACATGAATTTCCAATACCTCTAGGTCAAATTTACCTGGTCAGCCTTAGACAGCAGAGTGAAAAGGGTTTCCAGTGCTGCACGTCGTACTGATGATATAGTGTGTCTCAAGAATGGCCAAACCCGAGGAACCAGAACTGTTAGTGACTGCTGCATGCTAGAGTAGACAAAAAAGTGcatcaatataaatatatagtcAAGAAAGGTCATGAAacactgtcatttaaaaaaaaacagaaaaaaaacaaaaaaaaaaacaaacaaattgaatAAAAGATTGCATTTTTACAAGGTTACACACTGCACCTCTGCTTAGAATCAAAATTCAGTGCTCATCTaattgtgtgttgtttgtagCAAGTCTGTTCAGAGGTGGCCATGCATTGTCTGACTGTGtgcttttatgtaaataaaagatCAAATGAAGTTCTGCCAAACTCCTGGCACAATGGTGAGACTCGACTCCATAACCACAC is a window of Seriola aureovittata isolate HTS-2021-v1 ecotype China chromosome 14, ASM2101889v1, whole genome shotgun sequence DNA encoding:
- the btaf1 gene encoding TATA-binding protein-associated factor 172, which encodes MAVSRLDRLFILLDTGTTPVTRKAAAQQLGEVVKLHPHELNNLLSKVLTYLRSPNWDTRIAAGQAVEAIVKNIPEWDPAPKPKEESCEDLSPEDSSCDRLSFYHFDISRLLKHGASLLGSAGAEFELQDDKTGEMDPKERLARQRKLLQKKLGLDMGAAIGMDTEELFNDEDLDYNCQPTGLRAHGSKATAGSSSRNHVPIHAAELIDSEFRPGMSSRQKNKAKRMAKLVAKQRSRDMDPNEKSNDSFEGEPEEKRRKTTNVVIDQPATEHKVLIDNVPDNSNLLEEIHEWPLESFCEELCNDLFNPSWEVRHGAGTGLREILKSHGAGGGKLVGSTGEQMLRQHQEWIEDLVIRLLCVFALDRFGDFVSDEVVAPVRETCAQTLGVALRHMNETGVSMTVDVLLNLLKEDQWEVRHGGLLGIKYALAVRQDLISVLLPRVLPAITVGLQDLDDDVRAVAAASLIPVVEGLVQLLPNKVPFIVNTLWDALLDLDDLTASTNSIMTLLSSLLTYPQVRQCSMQQSLTVLVPRVWPFLRHTISSVRRAALETLFTLLSKADQSCALWINPILQDMLRHIFQSCILESNEEILELIQKVWMELLSQAPHQYVVAASCPWMGAWLCLMMQASHIPIDLNMLLEVKARSKDKAGTKARQGTNQVKETVQEYIAGAETVTDDPVTRDYVVVRARLMAAKLLGALCRCICDPQLNAASQEIRPAESLGHLLLFHLNSKSALQRIAVALVLCEWAALQKDCQVVSSMVQPRLLAILSEQLYYDEIAIPFTRMQNECKQLIALLADAQIDLQDRLNCSVFTIDQANELVTTIFTESTAGLNVKSKQWQALDSKRQQAQATVLETSTEWQQLHLRVHMFTACAVINLQVLPDKLNPLVRPLMEAIKREENTLIQGYAASFIAKLLQQCAGRSPCPNPKIIKNLCASACVDSSVTPSSACPVPPTQENAKGGGLEKDGMHHMVNKTRGIITLYRHQRAAFAITSKRGPAPKAPKTPSTELPPGSTISTDNDESKKPFLIQRRGAEFSLTTVARHFGVDLTKSLPYLWENTVGPLRTAVTANQCIDRQVQLERGDTAAQELVNSLQVLEVMAGAMASELKPLLLEHLSHLFTCLQHPYTAVRHMAARCVGVLSKIATLETMNSFLECVLPWLAAIDDCTKQEGAIEALACVMEQLDVDIIPYIVLLVVPVLGRMSDPSDSIRFMATQCFATLIRLLPLEAGIPDPPAMSADLIRQKARERHFLEQLLDGRKLENYKIPVPIKAELRKYQQDGVNWLSFLNKYKLHGILCDDMGLGKTLQSICILAGDHYLRAQEYAKTKAADCSPMPSLVVCPPTLTGHWVDEVSKFCSKEYLNPLHYTGPPTERMRLQHQVKKHNLIVASYDVVRNDIDFFRNIKFNYCILDEGHVIKNGKTKLSKAIKQLAANFRVILSGTPIQNNVLELWSLFDFLMPGFLGTERQFAARYGKPILASRDAKSSSREQEAGVLAMEALHRQVLPFLLRRMKEDVLQDLPPKIIQDYYCNLSPLQVQLYEDFAKSRAKASVEDSISIASTEEEEKPKLKATGHVFQALQYLRKLCNHPSLVLTVQHPEYKRISEQLASQNSSLRDIQHAPKLSALKQLLLDCGLGGGGGSEGGTEAVVAQHRVLIFCQLKSMLDIVEHDLLKPKLPTVTYLRLDGSVQAGLRHSIVSRFNNDPSIDVLLLTTHVGGLGLNLTGADTVVFVEHDWNPMRDLQAMDRAHRIGQKRVVNVYRLITRGTLEEKIMGLQKFKMSIANTIISQENTSLQSMGTDQLLNLFTLDKDNKGEKGEQTASTSGKASMKSVLDGLGELWDQQQYDTEYNLDSFMHSLQ